One window of Streptomyces sp. NBC_00273 genomic DNA carries:
- a CDS encoding formylglycine-generating enzyme family protein — MITVPGGHVVLSDRRTERSWTVEVAPYLLAACPLTRADYAQVTGTRPDDGQDGGRLPAHSVSWWDAVRYCNALSRQEGLTPAYQLPHTAGTADTADGGDGEEGHITWDRDADGYRLPTEAEWEHACRAGTTGPRYGPLDDIAWHRGNSGERIHEVGGRRPNPWGLYDMLGNVWEWCWDVYDPEVYGSYRVLRGGGWFDEHWSCRASVRRRSHPTLRIEDVGLRLARSLRP, encoded by the coding sequence ATGATCACCGTGCCGGGCGGACACGTCGTCCTCTCGGACCGCCGCACCGAACGCAGTTGGACGGTCGAGGTCGCCCCGTACCTCCTCGCGGCGTGCCCCCTCACCCGGGCCGACTACGCGCAGGTGACCGGAACACGGCCCGATGACGGGCAGGACGGCGGGCGCCTCCCGGCACACAGCGTGTCGTGGTGGGACGCCGTCCGGTACTGCAACGCCCTGTCCCGACAGGAAGGACTGACCCCCGCCTACCAGCTCCCCCACACCGCCGGAACCGCCGACACGGCGGACGGCGGGGACGGCGAAGAGGGTCACATCACGTGGGACCGGGACGCGGACGGCTACCGGCTGCCGACCGAGGCCGAGTGGGAACACGCCTGCCGGGCCGGCACCACCGGCCCCCGCTACGGGCCCCTCGACGACATCGCCTGGCACCGCGGGAACTCCGGGGAACGGATCCACGAGGTCGGCGGCCGCCGCCCCAACCCGTGGGGCCTGTACGACATGCTCGGCAACGTCTGGGAGTGGTGCTGGGACGTCTACGACCCCGAGGTGTACGGCTCCTACCGGGTACTGCGCGGCGGCGGCTGGTTCGACGAGCACTGGAGCTGCCGCGCCTCCGTACGACGGCGCAGCCACCCGACGCTACGGATCGAGGACGTGGGACTGCGGCTCGCCCGCTCCCTACGGCCCTGA
- a CDS encoding 4'-phosphopantetheinyl transferase family protein: protein MIEYVNQLGRGAPWIGPAPTGTDASVWSLDTAADTVGGYRVEEADAVLDAGEREKAAQLLPGHRHRYLASHLGLRVLLGARLGLDPREVTLVREDCPCCGGPHGRPAVADVLESLHPVESAELTALAPPRRPGALARLWCRKEACLKAAGTGLARGLAEPYVGSASAPAPVTGWVLTDLPAPDGYAAALAVADHHDQGRHQHQEQENRA from the coding sequence ATGATCGAGTACGTGAACCAACTCGGCCGCGGTGCACCGTGGATCGGGCCGGCGCCCACGGGCACGGACGCCTCGGTGTGGTCCCTGGACACCGCCGCGGACACGGTCGGCGGGTACCGCGTCGAGGAGGCGGACGCCGTCCTGGACGCCGGCGAACGCGAGAAGGCCGCACAACTGCTGCCCGGCCACCGCCACCGCTACCTCGCCTCGCACCTGGGGCTGCGGGTCCTGCTCGGCGCCCGCCTCGGTCTCGACCCGCGGGAGGTCACCCTGGTCCGGGAGGACTGCCCGTGCTGCGGCGGCCCCCACGGCCGTCCCGCCGTCGCCGACGTCCTGGAGTCCCTGCACCCGGTGGAGAGCGCCGAACTGACCGCCCTCGCTCCACCACGGCGCCCCGGCGCCCTCGCCCGCCTGTGGTGCCGCAAGGAGGCCTGCCTCAAGGCCGCCGGCACCGGACTCGCCCGGGGCCTGGCCGAACCGTACGTCGGCTCCGCCTCCGCCCCGGCACCGGTGACGGGCTGGGTCCTCACCGACCTGCCCGCCCCCGACGGCTACGCCGCCGCCCTCGCCGTGGCCGACCACCACGATCAGGGCCGACACCAACACCAGGAGCAGGAGAACCGGGCATGA
- a CDS encoding NADPH-dependent FMN reductase, with translation MTTPLRIALVVGSTREGRLGPTVARWFETIAAARTDIELTVADLADADLPAHWTPDLTPHGHAFVERLALADAYVVLTPEYNHSFPASLKQAIDIAGQIWRRKPVGFVSYGGLSGGLRAVEQLRPVFAELHATTLRETVSFHQFPFDETGAPRDTDAAAQAATLLIDDLLWWGHALRTARQHDEGKNRAA, from the coding sequence ATGACCACTCCCCTCCGTATCGCACTCGTCGTCGGCAGCACCCGGGAAGGCCGGTTGGGCCCCACCGTCGCCCGCTGGTTCGAAACCATCGCCGCCGCCCGCACCGACATCGAACTCACCGTCGCCGACCTCGCGGACGCCGACCTCCCGGCACACTGGACCCCCGACCTCACACCCCACGGCCACGCATTCGTCGAACGCCTCGCCCTAGCGGACGCCTACGTGGTCCTCACCCCCGAGTACAACCACTCCTTCCCCGCCTCCCTGAAACAGGCCATCGACATCGCCGGGCAGATCTGGCGGCGCAAACCGGTCGGTTTCGTGTCCTACGGCGGCCTCTCCGGCGGCCTGCGCGCCGTCGAGCAACTCCGCCCCGTCTTCGCCGAACTCCACGCCACCACGCTCCGCGAAACGGTCAGCTTCCACCAGTTCCCCTTCGACGAAACCGGAGCACCCCGCGACACCGACGCCGCCGCACAGGCCGCCACCCTCCTCATCGACGACCTCCTGTGGTGGGGCCACGCCCTACGCACCGCACGCCAGCACGACGAAGGAAAGAACCGAGCCGCCTGA
- a CDS encoding serine/threonine-protein kinase, with translation MESLRPGDPLEIGGYRLLARLGSGGMGEVFLARTMSGRALALKTVHRELSLEADFAHRFDREIRTSDRVRSPWTVSVVDFSAPGASPQWLATEYVPAPSLGDWVRGWGPLQAPAVRQLGQELSAALVSVRAAGVVHRDIKPANVLLGTERPFLIDFGIARTVRDARHTRTGTVIGTPGFLAPEQATGAVAGAAADVFSLAAVLVYAATGRSPFLADGEELDLPALLYRIVHDEPHLDGVPQPLRALVRECLAKDPQQRPLAEDIAARLAGGSPAQGWGPAAPQALAAEAGRRETELRHLLTLPPPPTSAPRTPRANSALGTPGADSSPPSSVPVPLSPPPTPPYSPVSPRRGPRRAVLRSRGAGAAAGATIVAAAVALAVWLPGHLDGSDDGERRTPSPGASSPAPAMGPAGALPAAWAGTWSGAGPGTPDADGVSRARTGEFSVTVTLNGGAVGELVGRQVSDLKELTTGQNLGCTEALRLQQIRGNSAVFEAATSHPTDRAAVLDCPRGNLYVLTMTDPDRLTLESEGAQSAGAPAALTRNP, from the coding sequence ATGGAGTCTTTGCGGCCCGGTGACCCGCTGGAGATCGGCGGGTACCGTCTGCTGGCACGGCTCGGATCGGGTGGCATGGGTGAGGTGTTCCTGGCGCGGACGATGTCCGGGCGGGCGCTCGCGCTGAAGACCGTGCACCGCGAGCTGAGCCTGGAAGCGGACTTCGCGCACCGCTTCGACCGGGAGATACGCACCAGCGACCGAGTACGTAGCCCGTGGACGGTGTCGGTGGTCGATTTCAGCGCACCGGGGGCCTCCCCGCAGTGGCTGGCGACCGAGTACGTGCCCGCGCCGTCGCTGGGTGACTGGGTACGCGGATGGGGGCCGTTGCAGGCCCCGGCCGTCCGGCAGCTGGGACAGGAACTGTCGGCGGCCCTGGTCAGCGTACGGGCGGCAGGGGTCGTCCACCGCGACATCAAACCGGCGAACGTACTGCTGGGTACGGAGCGGCCCTTCCTGATCGACTTCGGTATCGCCCGCACGGTCCGCGACGCGCGGCACACCCGCACCGGCACGGTCATCGGCACACCCGGTTTCCTGGCGCCGGAACAGGCAACCGGCGCGGTGGCCGGGGCCGCGGCCGACGTGTTCTCCCTCGCCGCGGTACTCGTGTACGCGGCGACCGGCCGCAGTCCCTTCCTCGCGGACGGCGAGGAACTGGACCTGCCGGCCCTGCTGTACCGGATCGTGCACGACGAACCGCACCTCGACGGTGTACCCCAGCCGCTCCGGGCGCTGGTGAGGGAATGCCTGGCCAAGGACCCGCAACAACGTCCCCTTGCCGAGGACATAGCGGCGCGGCTGGCCGGCGGCAGCCCGGCACAGGGCTGGGGGCCCGCCGCGCCGCAGGCCCTGGCGGCCGAGGCCGGGCGCCGGGAGACCGAGCTCCGCCATCTCCTCACGCTGCCCCCACCGCCAACCAGCGCCCCCCGCACCCCCCGTGCAAACAGCGCTCTCGGAACTCCCGGCGCGGACAGCTCTCCCCCCTCATCCGTGCCCGTACCGCTCTCGCCTCCGCCGACTCCGCCGTACTCCCCCGTGTCCCCGAGGCGCGGGCCGAGGCGGGCGGTCCTGCGCTCGCGGGGCGCCGGCGCGGCCGCGGGTGCCACCATCGTCGCCGCAGCCGTCGCGCTCGCGGTGTGGCTCCCCGGACACCTCGACGGCAGCGACGACGGCGAGCGCCGGACACCCTCCCCCGGGGCGTCCTCACCCGCGCCGGCAATGGGTCCGGCGGGGGCACTGCCGGCCGCGTGGGCCGGTACGTGGTCGGGTGCCGGACCCGGAACTCCCGACGCGGACGGTGTGTCCCGGGCGCGCACGGGTGAGTTCTCCGTCACCGTCACACTGAACGGCGGAGCGGTGGGCGAGCTCGTGGGCCGGCAGGTCAGCGACCTCAAGGAGCTCACCACCGGGCAGAACCTGGGGTGCACCGAGGCCCTGCGGCTGCAGCAGATCCGCGGGAACAGCGCGGTGTTCGAAGCGGCGACCAGCCATCCCACCGACCGTGCGGCGGTCCTCGATTGCCCCCGGGGCAACCTGTACGTGCTGACGATGACGGACCCGGACCGTCTCACACTGGAATCCGAGGGTGCACAGTCGGCGGGCGCTCCCGCGGCGCTGACCCGCAACCCATGA